The nucleotide sequence GCGTGCGAGCCCAGCTCCAGCGTCTCGCGCACGGCGGCGCGGCAGGCCTGCGGATCGGGGTCCGAGCACTCGAGCACCGAGTTGGTGATGAACCAGCCCACGGCGTCGCGCCAGTGCGGCTCGGTGCGGCTGTGCACGGGCAGGACCGCGCGCAGGGGCCGGCCGGCCAGCTCGGCGGTCGCCCGGGTCAGCACCGAGACCACCAGGACCAGCAGCCGGACGTGCAGCCCGTCGGCGCGCGCCTCCAGGCGGGCCAGGCCCTCGGCGTCGAGGACGTCGTGCGTGGTCACCGTCTCGGGTGCCGGGGCGCCGGGCTCCCCCAGCGGCAGGGGGAAGACGGGCAGGGCGCCGTCGCCGTCCGCGAGGATCCGCGCCCAGCGCCGCACCACGTGCGGCGGTGCCGGGGGGCGGGCGGCGAGCTCCCGCGTGTGCTCGGCGAAGGACGCCGCGGGCGCCCGGCCCGCGCCGGCCGGGCGGCCGGCGCGGAGATCGTCCAGCCCGTCGAGCAGGTCCCGGGCGAGCAGGGGCAGGGACCAGGCGTCCACGTGCGCGTGGTCGGCGGCGAGCACGACGACGGCGGGCCCGGCCGCGGGCTCGATCAGGCACAGCCGGTGCGAGGGCCGGGCCAGCGGGGAGCAGGCGGCGTCGGCCACCGCCTGCAGGGCCGCCCGCGTCCCGGCGGCGCCGACCTCGTGCCGGGTCCACACGGGCCGCACGGCGTCGGCGATCTCGTGCAGCCGGACGCGGCCGTCGTCGTCGGCGGAGAAGACGGTGCGCAGCGTGTGGTGCCGCCGCACGACACCCGCCCAGGCCTCGCCCAGGTGCGCGGCGTCCACCGGCGCGGGAAGCTCCACGGCCACGGCCATCCAGGACCCCGGGCGGGGACCGGCTCCGACGTGCATGCCCTGGTCGAAGGACACCGGCAGCGGCCGGCCGGCGCCCTCGGCGGGGACGGTGCAGCTGGACAGGCGGCCCTCGGGCAGCCGGGCGTGCGTGATGCTGGTCAGCCGCATGCGCACCTCCTGGTCGGGCCGGGGGGCCGGCCGCCGAGGACGCGTCCGGTCCACGGGTGGTCACAATCTACGCGTACCGTGGCGGCATGCCGACGCTCGAGCTCCCCCGCTGCCGCCTGACCTACGACGTGACCGGCTCCGGCCCGCCTGCCGTCCAGCTGCACGGGCTGCTGTCCGACCGGGCCGCCAACACCGCGGGCGGTCTGGACCTGGCGGCCGGGCTGAGCGGGCACCGGACGGTGCGCTACGACGCCCGGGGCCACGGCGGCTCCGCCGCGGAGCCCGTGGCCGCGGACTGGACCTGGCCCCGGCTGGCCGAGGACCTGCTGCGCCTGCTGGACGCCGTGGCGCCCGGTGAGCCGGTCCACGGGATCGGCCCGTCCATGGGGGCGGCCACGCTGCTGCACGCCGCCCTCGCCGAGCCCGGGCGGTTCCGCTCGCTGACGCTCTGCGTGCCCTCCACGGCCTGGGCCTCGCGCCGCGGCCAGGCGGGGACGTACCGGCAGGGCGCGGACCTGGTGGAGCGCCACGGCCTCGAGGCCTACCTCCGGGCCGGCCAGGCCGCGACCCGGCCGCCCGCCGTGGCGGACCGGCCGGTGCACCCGCCGCGCGTCGGCCCCGGCCTGCTGCCCGCCGTGCTGCGCGGCGCGGCCGGCACCGACCTCCCGCCGGTCGAGGAGCTGTCGCGGATCGGCGTGCCGACCCTGGTGCTGGCCTGGTCCGAGGACGCCACCCACCCGCTGTCCACGGCCGAGGCGCTGCGCGCGGCCCTGCCCGGCGACGCCCTGCACGTGGCCGGCACGCCCGCCGAGCTGGCCGAGTGGCCGCGCCGGTGCGCGGACTTCGTCCGGGCGGTGGAGGCGGACCGGGGGGCCGGTTCGCCCGGCTGATCCGCGAAGGTCCGCAGGGGTCCGCCGGGGCCTCGCCGGGGCCTCGCCGGGGCCGGCGGTGAGGGAGGCGGACATGAACTCGGCGACGACCTGCTGGGAGATGGCCACGTCGAGGACGAAGACGCCCTCGTCGTGGGTGGCCAGCCAGTCGGTGAGCGCGGTGAGGTCGGCCAGGGTGTGCGCCTTGGCCCCGGCCGCGCCCATCGCCCGGCCCACGGCGGCGAAGTCGACCTCGTCGATGAGCATCGCGGTGGGGTCCAGGCCCTTGGACGCGTACTGGTGCAGCTCGGCGCCGTAGGCGGAGTCGTTGAGCACCACGATCACCCCGCGCTTCGTGGCGCGCAGGAACGTCTCGAGGTCGGCCAGGCCCATCAGCCCGCCGCCGTCGCCGGTGACGAACACGGTGGTGCGGTCGGGGCGGGCCACCGAGACCCCGGCGGCGGAGCCGAAGCCGAGGCCGATGGACTGGAAGGCGGTGCCGACCAGGACCATGGCCTGCGGGTCCGGCACGGTCAGGTACATCGGGGCCCAGCCGATGAAGTGGCCGCCGTCCATCACCACGGAGCGCTCGGCGGGGAGGACGTGCTCGAGGGCGGCGACGACGGCGCGGGGGTTGAGCCGGCCGTCCGGGCCGAACTCGGCCGGGTCCTCGACCGGGGCGGAGCCGCGGAAGGCGTCGGTGGCGACCTCCGGGGCGGCCGCCCGCCAGGTGTTCTCCGGGGCGGCGGCGGAGATCCGGCCGGTGAGTCCCTGGAGGAACGGTCCCAGGTCCGCGCGCACGTAGTCGGTGACCGGGGGCGTGCGGTCCTCGGGCTCGTTGTCGATGCGGATCACCCGGGTGCCCTCGGCGAAGAGCGTGCCGTAGCGCAGCTGGAAGGCGTTCAGCGATGCCCCGGCGACCAGCACGACGTCGGCCTGCCGGGCGAGCTCCAGGCGGTGGGCGCGGGTGAAGCCCCCGGCGATGCCCAGG is from Kocuria rosea and encodes:
- a CDS encoding condensation domain-containing protein, with protein sequence MRLTSITHARLPEGRLSSCTVPAEGAGRPLPVSFDQGMHVGAGPRPGSWMAVAVELPAPVDAAHLGEAWAGVVRRHHTLRTVFSADDDGRVRLHEIADAVRPVWTRHEVGAAGTRAALQAVADAACSPLARPSHRLCLIEPAAGPAVVVLAADHAHVDAWSLPLLARDLLDGLDDLRAGRPAGAGRAPAASFAEHTRELAARPPAPPHVVRRWARILADGDGALPVFPLPLGEPGAPAPETVTTHDVLDAEGLARLEARADGLHVRLLVLVVSVLTRATAELAGRPLRAVLPVHSRTEPHWRDAVGWFITNSVLECSDPDPQACRAAVRETLELGSHALEPILRPHGGMPVPPGMFMLSYLDYRRLPATLAPELRAQHISASAPTTGVQVWFVVGEGGLHLRARYPGTGQARSSVEAWLGAVGAGLRAQARPEPDRG
- a CDS encoding alpha/beta fold hydrolase translates to MPTLELPRCRLTYDVTGSGPPAVQLHGLLSDRAANTAGGLDLAAGLSGHRTVRYDARGHGGSAAEPVAADWTWPRLAEDLLRLLDAVAPGEPVHGIGPSMGAATLLHAALAEPGRFRSLTLCVPSTAWASRRGQAGTYRQGADLVERHGLEAYLRAGQAATRPPAVADRPVHPPRVGPGLLPAVLRGAAGTDLPPVEELSRIGVPTLVLAWSEDATHPLSTAEALRAALPGDALHVAGTPAELAEWPRRCADFVRAVEADRGAGSPG